tccccaGCAGCGTCTCCTTCCCGTCGTTTCATCCCCTATAGGAGAAGAACCAAGGCTTCACCACCGAGACGACCCTCATCCGAATCTCCACCGAGGAAGATGAGATCAATCGCCGATGTAATGGCGAAATCTCCGCCCGTCGTCGAGCAGGAGCAAGACGACGGCTACGGTGACGTCACCTGCGAGAAATGCGACTTGGGAGAAAGAGACGATGAGCTTCTTTTATGCGATAAATGCGATAAAGGGTTTCACATGAAATGTCTCCGACCGATCGTGGTTCGTGTCCCTGTCGGACCGTGGGTCTGTGTCGATTGTTCCGACCAACGACCTGTAAGAAgtagggatttttttttttgtcttttgtcAAAGTTTGTAACTTTCGTATGTTCTTTTATTCAATTTTTGATCTTTTGAATGTTTTTAGGGTTGTCTCAGAAGAAGATTATGCATTTCTTTCGGATCGAAAAGCAAATTGATCAAACGGAGAGATCACAGCTGAGTCAAGGTAAAGGATCTTGAAGAGATGTTTCACTTGATTAACAGTTTAATGAGGATGAAAGAGCTGATCTTTATGGTGCAGCATTGATGAGAATTACTAATGCATAGATGCTTCATTGATTAATGCATTAGTAAGTGTGTAAACTCAGTTTTAATGGCGTCACTTTGTTGTTTTGAAGAAGAGAGTAGAAAGCACCGGAGACGATCTTGCTCCTTGACtgtgaagaagaggaggagaaagCTATTACCTATGGTTCCATCTGAAGATCCTGAACAGAGATTTGCACAAATGGGCACACTTGCGTCTGCTTTAACAGCATTGGGTATCAAATACAGCGACGACTTGACTTATGTTCCTGGAATGGCTCCTCGGTCTGCTAATCGATCCAAGTTCGAGAAAGGTGGGATGCAGGTAAAAGGACAAGACTATAACTCTCTTATTTAAAGTTACTTCCTTAGTAGCTGTTTCTCACGGTTTTTGTTTTCTGCAGGTGCTTTCGAAAGAAGATTTAGAGACATTGGAACTATGTCGAGCTATGTATAGACGAGGAGAATGCCCTCCTCTTGTTGTGGTATTCGATCCACTTGAAGGGTATCTCTAGATTTCATTCGATCAAATCTTCCCTTAATGTCAAAGTATagctataaacattttttttgtatccGTGTAATACAGTTACACAGTTGAAGCAGATGGTCCAATTAAGGACTTAACATTCATAGCTGAATATACAGGGGACGTTGATTACTTAAAGAACCGCGAAAATGACGATTGTGACAGCATCATGACTCTCCTTCTATCTGAGGATCCatcaaaaactcttgttatctgCCCTGACAAGTATGGAAACATATCTCGCTTCATCAGTGGCATCAACAATCACAATAGGTAAAACCAAGATTTAGTATCTTTATACAACCTTTTGgaaatcatcatcttcatgacaTCATTGATGGTTTGCAGGTTTGGTAAGAAGAAGCAGAACTGTAAATGCGTGAGGTACAGCGTGAATGGCGAGTGTCGGGTTCTTCTAGTGGCTACACGTGATATAGCGAAAGGGGAGAGGCTCTATTATGACTACAATGGTTATGAGCATGAGTATCCTACTCACCTTTTCCTCTGATCTTTTTCACTTCAAACAGTTTCACAAGAGTCTCTGGATCAATTGGTCTTTATTTTGTTGCAAATTTACAGAtcaaaattagaatacttagaTTTAAACCGCATGGCCGTTACAGAGGTTATGCATTCTTGATTATGAATGTTAGTTATAGACTAATTATAACTTCTATTCCGtttcaaaatgaaaattttaactatttttcgTTGGAGAACTTTgcaaaatgatattttatttattctatgctTCATCACTATGAAATTTTCATAATATTGAGATTCATAGATATGGTATTACCTCATAGGATCATAAGACCAAACCTATGGTGATTGATCTAAAGCAAGTTTAGACAAGCTCACAAACCAATGGACAAAGATGAGATGCATATTCTGACTTTATACAAAACGGCAATCAAGCAATATTATCCAGCTAAGTTCTAAGGTTATAGATCCATTTTCTGCTCATAAGGAATGCTCACAATTCTCAGaaccaattataaaattatacagTCTGCCCAAACAGGATTGTTACCTAGAAAGCTATTTGGTATCATGAACATTTTATTACGTCATCTATCTAGGAGTAAAGTAAATGTATTGAGAAAAAAATGGATTGACTACTACCAGTGGTAGGCAAGGGCATTCGGGGTTCCAatcgggttttggtttttcgggtttatcaaaatcagcctcATTCGGGActggttcgggttctatcgaattcgggtcggggttagtaaatctccAAACAACCGGTATAACccattgtactttcgggttcgggtcccaatcggttcttcaatttaaaaatacatgatttgtacctattttgtaactaaaacttaaatgaaatcggttcttcggatttaaaatacataatttgtacatattttaatagccaaaacataagtaaaatcgattcaaaaataagaaaaaaacatcaaacgtgatTATTCACAATCAAGCGcaagataaacatagttagtgatagaaagaaaaccaaataaataaaatcataaaacaaaaactaagttctcattaacattattcaatgaaaacaaaaccaaaatctaaaaaacttcAGGTTTCAACCGCCACATtccaccatcaaccttcatgtaatagataattattttagaagttcaataatatcttaaagtattttggatacatattaagaattaatATCATATTTGGTAGCGAAGAAGCTAATCCCACTTTTACCCTGTGGGGACGGCAAGACATTCTTCTCTACAGCTCCATCATGGGATCCATCGAGGTTGCTCACCAGCCTCTAATCGCAACAGCTACAGCAGAGCTTCAAGCTTGGAACCTGCTTGCGTCGACATATGTCAAGCGGTCATATCAAGCAGCTCAAACTTTGAGATCAactatagtttttgtttttttattctattttcatGGGCTTTGATCTTGTTTTTTGTTCAGACGAATGAAGATTtgttcttctttgtcttcttgaAAGCTTTGAGACAATAGTGTTTGCCCAACTACTTCAGTTATCTATTTACTTCTATTATAAATGCATCTATATTGTGCAAGTCTGATTGAACATATGGACTTTGTATCAATTATCAACATACtctatttctcaaaaaattaaTCAACATACGCTAAATGAAACTTTCGACGATAATGAGCTTAGAGTGAGAGAAGATAAAAATCTCGAGGAAGCAAGCGGGGAAAGAGCATGACTGGTAAAGTAAACAAAACTTAGAGCAAAGAATAAAACATGCATGCacgaaaaaaattgaaatccaAACAACTTGAAAAGGAGAAGAAATATAAAGTATCAGATAACAATATGTGAGAGCGTTTTCAACACACTTATTACATAAACTCCAAATTCTCCACATAGCCTATCAGTGTGCTTTTAAAATGATTCTTCTCACCCTCTTCAACTTCAAGTCCCTCAACTTTGACTCTTCTAAAAGTCTTACTCTCCACATTGTAGAAGACAACGAAGTACCGGTTTACAGGGTGGAACGGGCGTGGCGAGTATACAATTTCACCTCTACCAGTCACTCCAACAAACTTGATATGCCTGACCATCTTTTCATCTAAAGGAGAAAATACGTAGACATTAATTCTTGGACCACTTATGATTTCCAGCATCTTCTAGAACCCACAGCACAAGTCTTTTCCCATATAAATCATTCTCCTTATTGTGTATACCTAATTTACCTTTGTAATTAAAAAAGTCCAAAGATTTCAACTCACATACAAGCCCTTGTTCCATGTCTTCATTTGTGTTAATAAAGCCGAACTTCTCAGACCTGACGTCGAAGCAAACTATAACAGTAGATTTCCCCAACTTAgctttaaaatacaaaacacCGTTTATACATATATGAGTAGCTAAAGCAAGGGTCGGCACAAAATGGAACTTGCATTCGACCATTCTCCATAAAAGCTTTCCAGATTCCAACGTCAAGACCTGACGAGTATTGGATCTTCCATCACGTGACGGGGTCATACGCAACACTTTAAACCGTTTTCCGATCCGATCATACCCAAGGTACGTTGCTGCGATCACTGCGGGGTTACCATTGGGTAAGATGTTTTCTTTAAGAACATTGGGTAAGGTTAGAAACTCTCCAGTGGCAGGGTTACAAATCACCCGCATCTGCCGAAGTAATACCAACCCACAGAGTGTTCTAGGGTTATCAAATCCAATATATTCTGGAAAGATAAGCGTTTGATAAGGGGTGGCTACAAGAGAAGAGTTATCGTTTGGATTATGAGGCTGAGGTGCAGAGTATAAGAACAACGTTTTATCAGCTTCTAAGGCGAAAAGGAACCGTGGACGAGTCAAAGACATAGTCAAAAACAAGTCAGTAAAATCAGGACGGCAAAATATGGATGCCAAGAATTTCGAAACGCAACGAAACCTAGCTATAGACTTTGCCGGGACTCTGGAGAATATCTCCATAAGTAGATCATCAGGGATTGGGGGACCTGAGTATTCTCTTACCGAGTTTGCTGATTGTGTTTCATGTCCGGATGGGGTTAATACTAGACCCTTCGAGGACTGCTGCTCCATATTTTTCATCGCTGATGGATTTTACAAACCCTAGAATAGCTTCAGTGCTTAAGACGAATGAAACCGTAGAATTGACTAAACTTTATATGCAACATTCCTAAATGGGCTTTATTGGGGCCGAAACATAGTCGGTGAGCTATTAGAATCTTTTCACTAAACAAGTTCCTAAACATTTCTTTTGTTTCGGTCTAATATAGTTACACAGTTGAAGCAGATGGTCCAATTAAGGACTTAACATTCATAGCTGAATATACAGGGGATGTTGACTACTTAAAGAACCGTGAAAATGACGATTGTGACAGCATCATGACTCTCCTTCTATCTGAAGATCCATCGAAAACTCTCGTTATTTGTCCTGACAAGTATGGATACATATCTCGATTCATCAGTGGCATCAACAATCACAACAGGTAAATCAAGATTTAGTATCTTTATACAACCTTTtggaaatcatcatcatcatcatcacatcaCTTGATGATGGTTGCAGGTTTGGTAAGAAGAAGCAGAACTGTAAATGCGTGAGGTACAGCGTGAATGGAGAGTGTCGGGTTCTTCTAGTGGCTACACGCGATATATCGAAAAGGGGAGAGGCTCTATTATGACTACAATGGTTATGAGCATGAGTATCCTGATAGAATATGCAAGAATATAGGAGGCATATTCTATCATATCCTACTCACCATTTCTTCTGATCTTCTCCACTTCAAAGAGTTTGACAAGACTCTCTGGATCAATTGGTCTTTATTTAGAATACGTAGATTTGAACTGCACAGCCTTTGAAGAGGTTATGCATTCTTGATTATGGAAGTTAGTTATAGACTAATTAGAACTTCTTTGGCAGTACTTCTATTCaatttcaaaatgaaaattttaacttatttttcTTTGGAGAActttgcaaaataatattttatttattatatacttcttACTATGAATTTCCCATAATCTTTGTTTGCACAATGTAAagctaaagaaaattaaatctCTGAGACTTGTAGATGAAAGCTTATAATATCAACACATTAACTACCTATTAAATTAATTGGTTTGTCTAAACCAACAAAATTAGTCAAAAATTGGTTTGTCTAAACCAACAAAGTCACTAAAAAGGTATGGGTATACTTACAGGCCCAAATATCAGCCCAATACTAAGTTGGGTCAACAACAAGTGCCGTTGGCACTCATAAGCAAAATCTCATATCAAGAAGCATTTTCCTACTTTCCATTTTCTGCTATAATGGGTGCACCTAAAATGCATTTTTCTA
This genomic stretch from Brassica napus cultivar Da-Ae chromosome C9, Da-Ae, whole genome shotgun sequence harbors:
- the LOC106440400 gene encoding histone-lysine N-methyltransferase ATXR5 isoform X1: MFEFVKGLKIIKNPEKKGNYKERTQITLQVMRTSVFNAHTRCTLAPTNQNPSPARLTLPRQTIMATWKASSSSSSPAASPSRRFIPYRRRTKASPPRRPSSESPPRKMRSIADVMAKSPPVVEQEQDDGYGDVTCEKCDLGERDDELLLCDKCDKGFHMKCLRPIVVRVPVGPWVCVDCSDQRPVRRLSQKKIMHFFRIEKQIDQTERSQLSQEESRKHRRRSCSLTVKKRRRKLLPMVPSEDPEQRFAQMGTLASALTALGIKYSDDLTYVPGMAPRSANRSKFEKGGMQVLSKEDLETLELCRAMYRRGECPPLVVVFDPLEGYTVEADGPIKDLTFIAEYTGDVDYLKNRENDDCDSIMTLLLSEDPSKTLVICPDKYGNISRFISGINNHNRFGKKKQNCKCVRYSVNGECRVLLVATRDIAKGERLYYDYNGYEHEYPTHLFL
- the LOC106426712 gene encoding putative F-box protein At1g53360 isoform X1, coding for MKNMEQQSSKGLVLTPSGHETQSANSVREYSGPPIPDDLLMEIFSRVPAKSIARFRCVSKFLASIFCRPDFTDLFLTMSLTRPRFLFALEADKTLFLYSAPQPHNPNDNSSLVATPYQTLIFPEYIGFDNPRTLCGLVLLRQMRVICNPATGEFLTLPNVLKENILPNGNPAVIAATYLGYDRIGKRFKVLRMTPSRDGRSNTRQVLTLESGKLLWRMVECKFHFVPTLALATHICINGVLYFKAKLGKSTVIVCFDVRSEKFGFINTNEDMEQGLVCELKSLDFFNYKDEKMVRHIKFVGVTGRGEIVYSPRPFHPVNRYFVVFYNVESKTFRRVKVEGLEVEEGEKNHFKSTLIGYVENLEFM
- the LOC106426712 gene encoding putative F-box protein At1g53360 isoform X2; the protein is MKNMEQQSSKGLVLTPSGHETQSANSVREYSGPPIPDDLLMEIFSRVPAKSIARFRCVSKFLASIFCRPDFTDLFLTMSLTRPRFLFALEADKTLFLYSAPQPHNPNDNSSLVATPYQTLIFPEYIGFDNPRTLCGLVLLRQMRVICNPATGEFLTLPNVLKENILPNGNPAVIAATYLGYDRIGKRFKVLRMTPSRDGRSNTRQVLTLESGKLLWRMVECKFHFVPTLALATHICINGVLYFKAKLGKSTVIVCFDVRSEKFGFINTNEDMEQGLVYEKMVRHIKFVGVTGRGEIVYSPRPFHPVNRYFVVFYNVESKTFRRVKVEGLEVEEGEKNHFKSTLIGYVENLEFM
- the LOC106440400 gene encoding histone-lysine N-methyltransferase ATXR5 isoform X2 produces the protein MFEFVKGLKIIKNPEKKGNYKERTQITLQVMRTSVFNAHTRCTLAPTNQNPSPARLTLPRQTIMATWKASSSSSSPAASPSRRFIPYRRRTKASPPRRPSSESPPRKMRSIADVMAKSPPVVEQEQDDGYGDVTCEKCDLGERDDELLLCDKCDKGFHMKCLRPIVVRVPVGPWVCVDCSDQRPVRRLSQKKIMHFFRIEKQIDQTERSQLSQESRKHRRRSCSLTVKKRRRKLLPMVPSEDPEQRFAQMGTLASALTALGIKYSDDLTYVPGMAPRSANRSKFEKGGMQVLSKEDLETLELCRAMYRRGECPPLVVVFDPLEGYTVEADGPIKDLTFIAEYTGDVDYLKNRENDDCDSIMTLLLSEDPSKTLVICPDKYGNISRFISGINNHNRFGKKKQNCKCVRYSVNGECRVLLVATRDIAKGERLYYDYNGYEHEYPTHLFL